A part of Streptomyces sp. NBC_01210 genomic DNA contains:
- a CDS encoding ATP-binding protein, translating to MTDEVRGEPVGGFPGRAREVAILRAVLAGEGGTWCVAVTGEPGIGKSRLLTELGKLADTAGWTVRSARAAEFESHIPFGVFVNALDDQLAELGPERLAALGEQQLALLATVFPAIPAAGPADLVDAERYRLHRAVRALLELVAEPSGLVLVFDDLHWADEGSVELLDHLLRHPPQARLVLALAGRPRQTSLRLWHALSRAATDGGAELLELAPLSQADAGQVMPEGLGRSRREELYQASGGNPFYLEALVRAGERGIAVGDTALHPDGAIPLAVHAVLAAELAALTPQERVVAHAAAVVGDDFEADSLAETAAMDAGSVLAALDRLAERDLVRLDGATGRFRYRHPLVRSVAYQDAGPGWRLQAHGRAASALRSRGAPPAEFARHVERSAVRGDLEAVAALTEAAEATMHTTPATAGHFLRAAIRLLPDSESVTPQRLILLGRLAHALGATGDLRQARETMHEVLRLLPAELTQIRAQTARACATVEQILGRYTEARAMLHSEWKRVEGVDAHSAAVLLVALVAGESVEREHGQDRVAEAIAAAREVGDPMLLATALSAATLIDRRADRLDEAAALLDALPDSDLVRDIDAAFWLSWSEVSADRLIAASRHMSRGLQLARASRQSHKIALLTAIRGMVHAYLGELAAATTCFDDSLESAELTGSEELRVMALTFGCWITTWRGDLAEAIRLGKEAIVVDDQATAMSSWRSGQAEAMLAQAMLHSGDPHACIELLLTSGGGTELPAVGLRTRPLVYLMLTEAEVAAGRVAAAAAWADRAEDAAGQLELPLRTAMAQQARAIATLPTDPAAAAPLAVAAAGTFGRIGAAVEAGRAHLLAATAFGGSGAIDQARAHLVSARALFTRCDAQLFLPQVAREERRLNARGPRPESGAERFDLTAREVEIVNLLSDGLTNRDIGLRLHLSPKTVEVHLGRAYAKVGVSGRAALAGVWAAAARD from the coding sequence ATGACTGACGAAGTGAGAGGGGAGCCCGTCGGCGGATTTCCCGGCCGGGCGCGAGAAGTCGCGATCCTGCGCGCGGTGCTGGCGGGCGAAGGTGGCACCTGGTGCGTCGCGGTCACCGGCGAACCGGGGATCGGCAAGAGCCGGCTGCTGACGGAGCTGGGGAAGCTCGCGGACACAGCAGGATGGACGGTCCGCAGCGCACGCGCGGCGGAGTTCGAGTCCCACATCCCGTTCGGTGTGTTCGTCAACGCGCTCGACGACCAGCTCGCCGAGCTGGGCCCGGAGCGTCTCGCCGCCCTCGGGGAACAGCAGCTCGCACTTCTCGCGACCGTGTTCCCGGCGATTCCCGCCGCCGGCCCCGCCGACCTGGTCGACGCGGAGCGGTACCGGCTGCACCGGGCGGTTCGGGCGTTGCTGGAGCTGGTCGCCGAGCCGTCCGGGCTGGTGCTCGTCTTCGACGATCTGCACTGGGCGGACGAGGGTTCGGTCGAGCTGCTCGACCACCTTTTGCGCCACCCGCCCCAGGCGCGGCTGGTCTTGGCATTGGCGGGCAGGCCCCGGCAGACGTCGCTGCGGCTGTGGCACGCGCTGTCCCGCGCCGCGACCGATGGAGGGGCCGAGCTGCTGGAACTCGCGCCGCTGAGCCAAGCCGACGCCGGCCAGGTCATGCCGGAAGGTCTGGGCCGTTCCCGGCGGGAAGAGCTTTATCAGGCCAGTGGCGGAAACCCGTTCTACCTGGAAGCCCTGGTGCGGGCCGGTGAGCGGGGTATCGCCGTCGGTGATACGGCGCTCCACCCCGACGGGGCGATCCCGTTGGCGGTCCACGCGGTGCTCGCCGCCGAGTTGGCCGCGCTGACCCCGCAAGAGCGGGTCGTCGCGCACGCCGCCGCGGTCGTGGGTGACGACTTCGAGGCTGATTCGCTCGCCGAAACGGCGGCAATGGACGCCGGGTCCGTGCTCGCCGCGCTCGACCGGCTCGCCGAGCGTGACCTGGTGCGGCTGGACGGCGCGACCGGCCGGTTCCGGTACCGGCATCCGCTGGTGCGCAGCGTCGCCTACCAGGACGCCGGTCCTGGCTGGCGGCTTCAGGCACACGGCCGGGCCGCGTCGGCACTCCGGAGCCGGGGCGCGCCGCCGGCCGAGTTCGCCCGGCACGTGGAGCGATCCGCCGTCCGCGGTGACCTCGAGGCGGTCGCGGCGCTCACCGAGGCGGCCGAGGCGACGATGCACACCACGCCGGCGACCGCCGGGCACTTCCTGCGGGCGGCCATCCGGTTACTCCCCGACTCGGAGTCGGTCACGCCGCAGCGCCTGATCCTGCTCGGCCGGCTGGCACACGCACTCGGCGCCACGGGCGACCTGCGGCAGGCCAGGGAAACCATGCACGAGGTGCTGCGGCTCCTGCCTGCCGAACTCACCCAGATCCGGGCACAGACAGCGCGGGCCTGTGCGACGGTGGAGCAGATTCTCGGGCGCTACACCGAGGCCAGGGCGATGCTGCACAGCGAGTGGAAACGCGTCGAAGGTGTTGACGCCCACTCGGCGGCCGTCCTGCTCGTCGCGCTCGTTGCCGGTGAAAGTGTCGAGCGCGAGCACGGACAGGACCGGGTGGCCGAGGCGATCGCCGCCGCGCGGGAAGTCGGGGATCCGATGCTGCTGGCGACGGCGTTGTCGGCTGCAACGCTCATCGACCGGCGGGCGGACCGGCTGGACGAGGCGGCCGCACTCCTGGACGCGCTGCCCGACAGCGACCTGGTCCGCGACATCGATGCGGCGTTCTGGCTGAGCTGGTCGGAAGTCTCCGCCGACCGGCTCATAGCGGCGAGCCGGCACATGAGCCGTGGCCTGCAACTGGCTCGCGCGAGCAGGCAGTCCCACAAGATCGCGCTGCTGACCGCGATCCGCGGCATGGTGCATGCCTACCTCGGCGAGCTGGCGGCGGCGACGACCTGCTTCGACGACAGCCTGGAGTCGGCGGAACTGACCGGCAGCGAGGAGCTGCGCGTCATGGCGTTGACCTTCGGGTGCTGGATCACCACCTGGCGCGGCGACCTGGCCGAGGCGATCCGCCTGGGTAAGGAGGCCATCGTCGTCGACGACCAGGCGACGGCCATGAGTTCCTGGCGCAGTGGCCAGGCCGAGGCGATGCTGGCGCAGGCGATGTTGCACTCGGGTGATCCGCACGCTTGCATCGAGCTGCTGCTCACCAGTGGCGGTGGGACCGAGCTGCCCGCGGTGGGCCTCCGCACCAGGCCATTGGTGTACCTGATGCTCACGGAGGCGGAGGTCGCGGCCGGCCGGGTTGCCGCGGCCGCGGCATGGGCCGACCGAGCGGAGGACGCGGCCGGCCAGCTCGAGCTTCCGCTGCGCACCGCCATGGCACAGCAGGCCCGCGCGATCGCCACGCTGCCAACGGATCCGGCGGCAGCCGCACCGCTCGCTGTCGCCGCTGCCGGCACGTTCGGCCGGATCGGGGCGGCCGTGGAGGCCGGGCGGGCGCACTTGCTCGCCGCGACGGCGTTCGGCGGCAGCGGGGCGATCGACCAGGCCCGTGCGCACCTCGTGTCCGCCCGCGCGTTGTTCACCCGGTGTGACGCGCAACTGTTCCTGCCTCAGGTCGCGCGCGAGGAGCGGCGCCTGAACGCGCGCGGCCCCCGGCCCGAAAGCGGCGCCGAGCGGTTCGACTTGACCGCCCGTGAGGTCGAGATCGTCAACCTGCTCTCGGACGGCCTGACCAACCGGGACATCGGCCTCCGGCTGCATCTGAGTCCCAAGACCGTCGAAGTCCACCTGGGCCGGGCCTACGCGAAGGTCGGCGTCTCCGGTCGTGCTGCTCTGGCCGGCGTGTGGGCCGCCGCGGCGCGTGATTGA
- a CDS encoding CbrC family protein — MLASTHFPSATRRSYRRSRALGRRATRSQAELQQLAAKGLQDLYWASGWGWPSDQVQHYLSSLDRDGRPTAYLFRCRVCATDLAYSNIA, encoded by the coding sequence ATGCTGGCGTCGACTCACTTTCCGTCCGCGACCAGGCGATCGTATCGACGCTCACGCGCCCTCGGCAGGCGGGCCACCCGATCACAGGCCGAGTTGCAGCAGCTCGCCGCCAAAGGGCTGCAAGACCTGTACTGGGCGAGTGGTTGGGGCTGGCCGTCGGACCAGGTCCAGCACTATCTCAGCTCGCTGGACAGGGACGGCCGGCCGACGGCATATCTCTTCCGGTGCCGGGTCTGCGCAACCGACCTTGCATACTCCAACATCGCGTAA
- a CDS encoding amidase has translation MATTDSTVWRERGTPLVAGSGTGPLRGVRLAVKDVHAVAGHKQGAGNPARLAEAEPQPSHSWAVAALLDAGADITGIAQTDEFAYSLNGTNAHYGTPPNPAAPGRVPGGSSSGPAAAVALGEADAGLGSDTAGSIRVPSSYCGLYGLRPTHGLVPTTGMLPLAPSFDTVAWLARDADTLARLGDVLLPAGGDEGQRPFRTALVAADLLALADEGVREAFGPAAADLAERLGLRIEEVPSLGGDPGERAAAFATAQGAEVWECDGAWVSAHPGTLGPGVEARFARAAAVTPEERAAAEAVVHRTARELRAALPEDAVLLVPAAGSPAPLIDEDPERKAATRQATFRLTCLASGAGLPCLVLPRMSVDGLPVGLAVIAGRGSDRALLELAGVA, from the coding sequence ATGGCCACGACAGACAGCACGGTCTGGCGCGAGCGCGGCACCCCGCTGGTCGCCGGATCCGGCACCGGTCCGCTCCGCGGCGTACGGCTCGCGGTCAAGGACGTCCACGCCGTCGCGGGCCACAAGCAGGGCGCCGGCAACCCCGCCCGCCTCGCCGAGGCCGAGCCACAGCCCTCGCACTCCTGGGCCGTCGCCGCCCTGCTCGACGCCGGCGCCGACATCACCGGCATCGCGCAGACCGACGAATTCGCCTACAGCCTCAATGGCACGAATGCGCACTACGGCACCCCGCCCAACCCGGCCGCACCCGGCCGCGTCCCCGGCGGGTCCTCCAGCGGCCCGGCCGCCGCGGTCGCCCTCGGCGAGGCCGACGCCGGACTTGGCAGCGACACCGCCGGATCGATCCGGGTCCCCTCGTCGTACTGCGGCCTCTACGGCCTGCGGCCCACCCACGGCCTGGTCCCCACCACGGGCATGCTGCCGCTGGCCCCCTCCTTCGACACCGTCGCCTGGCTCGCCCGGGACGCGGACACGCTGGCGCGGCTGGGTGACGTACTCCTGCCTGCGGGGGGCGATGAAGGTCAACGCCCGTTCCGTACGGCCCTGGTGGCAGCAGACCTCCTCGCACTCGCCGACGAGGGGGTACGCGAGGCCTTCGGCCCGGCAGCCGCGGACCTGGCCGAACGGCTCGGCCTGCGGATCGAGGAAGTCCCGTCCCTGGGCGGCGACCCGGGGGAGAGGGCAGCGGCCTTTGCTACGGCCCAGGGCGCGGAGGTATGGGAGTGCGACGGGGCTTGGGTGAGCGCTCACCCGGGCACGCTGGGGCCAGGCGTCGAGGCCCGGTTCGCCCGTGCGGCAGCGGTGACCCCGGAGGAGCGGGCCGCCGCGGAGGCGGTGGTCCACCGGACTGCCCGCGAGCTGCGCGCAGCGCTTCCCGAGGACGCGGTGCTGCTGGTTCCCGCGGCGGGCAGCCCCGCGCCCCTGATCGATGAGGACCCCGAGCGGAAGGCCGCCACCAGGCAGGCGACGTTCCGCCTCACCTGCCTGGCGAGCGGCGCGGGCCTGCCGTGTCTGGTGCTGCCCCGGATGTCGGTGGACGGACTGCCGGTGGGGCTGGCCGTGATCGCAGGCCGGGGGAGTGACCGGGCGCTTCTCGAACTGGCGGGCGTTGCTTAG
- the dnaN gene encoding DNA polymerase III subunit beta: MQFRIERSAFVEAVAWAARSLPARSPVPVLGGLMLDAGEGRLHISGFDYEASANIEVPAETTAAGQVLVLGRRLLDICKVLPDAMVTCALEGPRFTIEGGGTRFGLSTLPTDEYPPLPELPAFCGSVDAAEFAAAVAQVAITAGRDDSLPVLTGIQVRLDGELMTLAASDRYRYAVRAVPWKPDGTGPEVVEVVVPGRRLTELSRSLAKSGLIRIGLNGSGGSGGGLIAFEGAGMRTTLRLLDGRLPRYDKLFALESPAVAVTQREELADAVRRVAVVAEPNSPIRLDFSARGTVFLQAGYEDDIASQQLPATLVGADDMTAAFNPAYLLEALNSFNASKVRFELLGPGQRALLSGAVDVDDTTREDHRHLLMSVRQLS, from the coding sequence ATGCAGTTCCGGATCGAGCGAAGCGCCTTTGTGGAGGCGGTCGCATGGGCGGCCCGGTCGCTGCCCGCGCGTTCGCCGGTGCCCGTGCTGGGCGGCTTGATGCTGGACGCTGGGGAGGGGCGGCTTCACATCTCGGGCTTCGACTACGAGGCGTCCGCGAACATCGAGGTGCCGGCCGAGACCACGGCAGCCGGTCAGGTACTCGTACTGGGTCGCAGATTGCTCGACATCTGCAAGGTGCTGCCCGATGCGATGGTGACGTGCGCATTGGAAGGACCGCGTTTCACGATCGAAGGCGGTGGTACGCGCTTTGGGCTGTCGACACTTCCCACGGACGAGTACCCGCCCCTGCCCGAACTCCCGGCTTTCTGCGGATCGGTGGATGCGGCAGAGTTCGCGGCGGCGGTCGCGCAGGTAGCGATCACCGCGGGCCGTGACGATTCACTTCCGGTACTCACGGGGATCCAGGTCCGGCTGGATGGCGAGTTGATGACGCTCGCCGCCTCGGACCGATACCGGTATGCCGTGCGTGCCGTGCCCTGGAAGCCGGACGGGACAGGTCCGGAGGTTGTGGAGGTGGTGGTTCCGGGCCGCAGACTGACCGAGCTCTCCCGCTCCCTGGCGAAGTCCGGACTGATCCGTATCGGGCTGAACGGCTCGGGCGGCTCGGGTGGGGGCTTGATCGCCTTCGAAGGGGCCGGGATGCGCACGACGCTGCGGTTGCTGGATGGGCGGCTGCCGCGTTATGACAAATTGTTCGCGCTGGAGAGTCCGGCTGTCGCGGTCACGCAACGGGAGGAGCTCGCCGACGCGGTCCGCCGGGTCGCCGTCGTCGCGGAGCCGAACAGCCCGATCAGGCTCGACTTCTCCGCCCGCGGAACCGTTTTCCTCCAGGCAGGCTACGAGGACGACATCGCTTCACAGCAGCTCCCAGCCACCCTGGTCGGCGCCGATGACATGACGGCCGCCTTCAATCCCGCGTATCTGCTGGAGGCGCTCAACTCCTTCAATGCATCCAAGGTGCGCTTCGAACTGCTGGGCCCCGGTCAGCGGGCGCTGCTCAGCGGCGCAGTGGACGTGGACGACACGACGCGCGAAGACCACCGCCACCTGCTCATGTCAGTACGGCAACTGAGTTGA